A region of Pyxidicoccus parkwaysis DNA encodes the following proteins:
- a CDS encoding DsbA family protein, whose protein sequence is MLLSCWKRVIPLLAAAVLTGTGCKSPEGATPAAAQAPAAPATAPAAPAAQAAQPPAAPAATATPSDPAAVLGGIPGMDFSSLSPAAKRELATVLSDEFCYCGCPHTLGACLKQHTPCKHAKRMARLAARMVAEGNPATEVIVSLSQYYAGFRDARSQFKVDERMCTGNASAPVTVVEFSDFECPYCGKARPVLEAFAKKNAQQVRFCYLPFPLSSHANSIPAAQAALWARDQGKFWQMHDALFEHQENLKPEALPALAKSVGLDGDKLAAVLKSEQYKQELEGFRNQGRAAGLTGTPSVYFNGRGIDLGFIQDELLSHSLEDELEWRANNNAWAAD, encoded by the coding sequence GTGCTCCTTTCCTGCTGGAAGCGTGTCATTCCCCTGCTGGCCGCCGCCGTCCTGACGGGGACCGGCTGCAAGAGCCCCGAGGGCGCCACTCCCGCCGCAGCCCAGGCCCCCGCCGCCCCCGCTACAGCCCCGGCGGCACCTGCCGCCCAGGCCGCACAGCCGCCCGCCGCCCCCGCCGCCACGGCGACGCCGTCGGACCCGGCCGCCGTGCTCGGCGGCATTCCCGGCATGGACTTCTCCTCGCTGTCCCCGGCGGCGAAGCGCGAGCTGGCCACTGTCCTCAGCGACGAATTCTGCTACTGCGGCTGTCCCCACACGCTGGGCGCCTGCCTGAAGCAGCACACGCCCTGCAAGCACGCCAAGCGCATGGCCCGGCTGGCCGCGCGCATGGTGGCCGAGGGCAACCCCGCCACCGAGGTCATCGTCTCGCTGTCGCAGTACTACGCCGGCTTCCGCGACGCGCGCTCGCAGTTCAAGGTGGACGAGCGCATGTGCACCGGCAACGCCAGCGCGCCGGTGACAGTGGTGGAGTTCTCCGACTTCGAGTGCCCCTACTGCGGCAAGGCCCGCCCGGTGCTGGAGGCCTTCGCGAAGAAGAACGCGCAGCAGGTGCGCTTCTGCTACCTGCCCTTCCCGCTGTCCAGCCACGCCAACTCGATTCCCGCGGCGCAGGCGGCGCTGTGGGCGAGAGACCAGGGCAAATTCTGGCAGATGCACGACGCCCTCTTCGAGCACCAGGAGAACCTCAAGCCGGAGGCTCTGCCCGCGCTGGCCAAGAGCGTGGGCCTGGACGGGGACAAGCTGGCCGCGGTGCTGAAGTCCGAGCAGTACAAGCAGGAGCTGGAGGGCTTCCGCAACCAGGGCCGCGCGGCGGGCCTCACCGGCACGCCCTCCGTGTACTTCAACGGGCGCGGCATCGACCTGGGCTTCATCCAGGACGAGCTGCTCTCCCACAGCCTGGAGGACGAGTTGGAGTGGCGCGCGAACAACAATGCCTGGGCGGCTGACTGA
- a CDS encoding DUF4388 domain-containing protein — MTSRFRIEGSGQLAPEDRQAPSPLAGRSGSYALVPTSPDLLVFSRTPAQGGSIPVPRVVLSGDAGGFPLSDLIAFLSQSRWSGVIRVSSPGGERSVTFREGEVRGASSDDPADRLGEVLVRLGYVERPQVEAALREQPPSKVGRALVEKGLLQAHDLFKCVTHQVSEIFHAIVLCREGSFFLVDQPVDEKTGHIIQLSTQSLLMDSIRKIDEMAHFRKRIPHGRLYVTRKRPSDGKLEEDEDKVLAMLDGRRTILELGHAARLSEFDITKVVFRLLEGGFASVTDKPLMAPAGGPTAPTPVPQVKPAVAAPPAAPVAQRVVPAVDPRPVARVFNFIFREIRDEVAKQGMDREFIAAANAALSGQALSSSPVLEGLAFVADGSLPEPKLIEAFEKHRAQLGSEPLASFKQALSDVMFFLLFQAGELLESRADEDLARRVKELLATLEAP, encoded by the coding sequence ATGACGTCTCGCTTCCGCATCGAGGGGTCGGGTCAGCTCGCCCCCGAGGACCGGCAGGCCCCCTCTCCACTGGCGGGGCGCTCGGGCTCGTACGCGCTGGTGCCGACATCGCCGGACCTGCTCGTCTTCTCGCGCACGCCCGCGCAGGGGGGCTCCATCCCCGTGCCGCGCGTGGTGCTGTCCGGCGACGCGGGCGGCTTCCCGCTGTCGGACCTCATCGCCTTCCTCAGCCAGTCTCGCTGGAGCGGCGTCATCCGCGTCAGCTCGCCCGGCGGTGAGCGCTCCGTCACCTTCCGCGAGGGCGAGGTGCGCGGCGCGTCCTCGGACGACCCGGCGGACCGGCTGGGCGAGGTGCTGGTGCGGCTGGGCTATGTGGAGCGCCCCCAGGTGGAGGCCGCGCTGCGCGAGCAGCCGCCGTCCAAGGTGGGCCGCGCGCTGGTGGAAAAGGGGCTGCTCCAGGCGCATGACCTCTTCAAGTGCGTCACCCACCAGGTGAGCGAAATCTTCCACGCCATCGTCCTGTGCCGCGAGGGGAGCTTCTTCCTCGTGGATCAGCCGGTGGACGAGAAGACGGGCCACATCATCCAGCTGTCCACGCAGAGCCTGTTGATGGACAGCATCCGGAAGATTGACGAGATGGCGCACTTCCGGAAGCGCATCCCCCACGGGCGGCTGTACGTGACGCGCAAGCGCCCCTCGGACGGGAAGCTGGAGGAGGACGAGGACAAGGTGCTGGCCATGCTCGACGGCCGGCGCACCATCCTGGAATTGGGCCACGCGGCGCGGCTGTCCGAGTTCGACATCACCAAGGTGGTCTTCCGCCTGCTCGAGGGCGGCTTCGCGTCGGTGACGGACAAGCCGCTGATGGCGCCCGCAGGGGGGCCGACGGCGCCCACACCGGTGCCGCAGGTGAAGCCGGCCGTGGCCGCGCCGCCCGCCGCTCCGGTGGCGCAGCGAGTGGTGCCCGCGGTGGACCCCCGGCCGGTGGCGCGCGTCTTCAACTTCATCTTCCGCGAGATTCGCGACGAGGTGGCCAAGCAGGGCATGGACCGCGAGTTCATCGCCGCCGCCAACGCCGCGCTCTCCGGACAGGCGCTGTCGTCGTCTCCGGTGCTGGAGGGGCTGGCCTTCGTCGCGGACGGCAGCCTGCCGGAGCCGAAGCTGATTGAAGCCTTCGAGAAGCACCGCGCGCAGCTCGGCAGCGAGCCCCTGGCGTCCTTCAAGCAGGCGCTCAGCGACGTGATGTTCTTCCTGCTCTTCCAGGCCGGCGAGCTGCTGGAGTCGCGCGCGGACGAGGACCTCGCCCGGCGCGTGAAGGAACTGCTCGCCACGCTCGAGGCGCCGTGA
- the truD gene encoding tRNA pseudouridine(13) synthase TruD gives MTDSELPRLTADVPGCGGAFKLVPEDFEVEEVPAYLPSGEGEHLYLWLEKRGRDTREVVKALALALGVSEDDIGVAGMKDRQAVTRQLLSVPARAEAKLEGFALEGVRVLWTKRHGNKLRTGHLRGNRFRLRLRDVKDVGAARETFTQLVARGVPNYFGEQRFGRAGDNADLGKLLVLGQRLPKRPDRFQRKLFLSAFQSRLFNRALVERLRAGTLATALRGDVLRKEETGGLFVCEAPEVDGPRVAAFEVSPAGPLFGPKMPASAGEVAEAEARLLVAEGVTLEDFKRGGGETEGGRRPYRVRLGSPELTPEGEDLWLTFELPRGAYATEVLHELLKD, from the coding sequence GTGACGGATTCCGAGTTGCCGCGGCTGACGGCGGACGTGCCCGGGTGCGGCGGCGCGTTCAAGCTGGTGCCCGAGGACTTCGAGGTGGAGGAAGTGCCCGCCTACCTGCCTTCGGGTGAGGGTGAGCACCTCTACCTCTGGCTGGAGAAGCGCGGCCGGGACACGCGCGAGGTGGTGAAGGCGCTGGCCCTGGCGCTGGGCGTGTCCGAGGACGACATCGGCGTGGCGGGGATGAAGGACCGGCAGGCCGTCACCCGGCAGCTGCTCTCCGTGCCCGCGCGCGCGGAAGCGAAGCTGGAGGGCTTCGCGCTGGAGGGCGTGCGCGTGCTGTGGACGAAGCGCCACGGCAACAAGCTCCGCACCGGGCACCTGCGCGGCAACCGCTTCCGGCTGCGGCTGCGCGACGTGAAGGACGTGGGCGCGGCGCGCGAGACGTTTACTCAGTTGGTGGCGCGGGGCGTGCCCAACTACTTCGGCGAGCAGCGCTTCGGCCGCGCGGGTGACAACGCGGACCTGGGGAAGCTGCTGGTGCTGGGGCAGCGCCTGCCGAAGCGGCCGGACCGCTTCCAGCGCAAGCTGTTCCTGTCGGCCTTCCAGTCGCGCCTGTTCAACCGGGCGCTGGTGGAGCGGCTGCGCGCGGGCACGCTGGCCACCGCGCTGCGCGGGGACGTGCTGCGCAAGGAGGAGACGGGCGGCCTCTTCGTGTGCGAGGCGCCCGAGGTGGACGGGCCGCGCGTGGCCGCCTTCGAGGTGAGCCCGGCCGGGCCGCTCTTCGGGCCGAAGATGCCGGCGTCCGCCGGAGAGGTGGCCGAGGCGGAAGCGCGGCTGCTCGTCGCGGAGGGCGTCACGCTGGAGGACTTCAAGCGCGGCGGCGGTGAAACGGAGGGCGGGCGCAGGCCGTACCGCGTCCGCCTGGGCTCGCCGGAGCTGACGCCCGAGGGCGAGGACTTGTGGCTCACTTTCGAGCTGCCCCGGGGCGCGTATGCGACAGAAGTGCTCCACGAGCTGCTGAAGGACTGA
- a CDS encoding OmpA family protein — translation MTRPSLATLLPLLLAVGCVSGSKIRADTEVLANDVERARRSGALRCAPVELATAEANLDFARGELSQGNSSRAAAHARAADEAVDRALELSKNCGPRQVLVRERPEQPQPQQPTQPQQPQPQQPQVVVRIEETDNDGDGILDKDDPCPDQAEDKDGFQDEDGCPEPDNDNDGVLDGNDKCPLNPGVQENQGCPQEAPKDRDGDGIVDALDKCADQAEDKDGFQDEDGCPELDNDQDGLVDSADKCPNEAGPVQNVGCPILDKDGDGLNDPQDKCPDEPEDKDGFQDDDGCPDLDNDSDGIPDGQDKCPLEAGPAENGGCADKDADNDGIVDRLDACPDQPGVKEERGCAKQYKLVVIKKDRIEIKKQIMFGSGSAKIVGKQSFSILDDVAQAMKDAPWIKKIRVEGHTDSLGKDLSNLRLSQKRADSVKAQLLRRGIDPGRIEAVGFGETKPIGPNNTKAGRAQNRRTEFNIIEQ, via the coding sequence ATGACGCGTCCCTCTCTCGCCACACTGCTTCCCCTGCTCCTCGCCGTCGGCTGCGTCAGTGGCAGCAAGATTCGCGCTGACACCGAGGTGCTCGCGAACGACGTGGAGCGCGCCCGCCGCAGCGGCGCCCTCCGCTGCGCCCCGGTGGAGTTGGCTACCGCCGAGGCCAACCTCGACTTCGCCCGCGGCGAGTTGAGCCAGGGCAACAGCAGCCGAGCTGCCGCCCACGCGCGCGCCGCCGACGAGGCGGTGGACCGCGCGCTGGAGCTGTCCAAGAACTGCGGCCCGCGCCAGGTGCTCGTCCGCGAGCGGCCCGAGCAGCCACAGCCCCAGCAGCCGACCCAGCCTCAGCAGCCCCAGCCGCAGCAGCCGCAAGTGGTGGTCCGCATCGAGGAGACGGACAACGACGGGGACGGCATCCTGGACAAGGACGACCCCTGCCCGGACCAGGCCGAGGACAAGGACGGCTTCCAGGACGAGGACGGCTGCCCCGAGCCGGACAACGACAACGACGGCGTGCTGGACGGCAACGACAAGTGCCCGCTCAACCCCGGCGTGCAGGAGAACCAGGGCTGCCCGCAGGAAGCGCCGAAGGACCGCGACGGCGACGGCATCGTGGATGCGCTGGACAAGTGCGCGGACCAGGCCGAGGACAAGGACGGCTTCCAGGACGAGGACGGCTGCCCCGAGCTGGACAATGACCAGGACGGCCTGGTGGACAGCGCGGACAAGTGCCCCAACGAGGCGGGCCCGGTGCAGAACGTGGGCTGCCCCATCCTCGACAAGGATGGCGACGGGCTGAACGACCCGCAGGACAAGTGCCCGGACGAGCCGGAGGACAAGGACGGCTTCCAGGACGACGACGGCTGCCCGGACCTGGACAACGACAGCGACGGCATCCCGGACGGCCAGGACAAGTGCCCGCTGGAGGCCGGCCCCGCGGAGAACGGCGGCTGCGCGGACAAGGACGCGGACAACGACGGCATCGTCGACCGGCTGGACGCGTGCCCGGATCAGCCCGGCGTGAAGGAGGAGCGCGGCTGCGCCAAGCAGTACAAGCTGGTGGTCATCAAGAAGGACCGCATCGAGATCAAGAAGCAGATCATGTTCGGCTCGGGCTCGGCGAAGATTGTCGGCAAGCAGAGCTTCTCGATTCTGGATGACGTGGCGCAGGCGATGAAGGACGCGCCGTGGATCAAGAAGATCCGCGTGGAGGGCCACACGGACTCGCTGGGCAAGGACCTGTCGAACCTGCGGCTGTCGCAGAAGCGGGCGGACTCGGTGAAGGCGCAGCTGCTGCGCCGGGGCATCGACCCGGGCCGCATCGAGGCCGTCGGCTTCGGCGAGACGAAGCCCATCGGCCCGAACAACACCAAGGCCGGCCGCGCGCAGAACCGTCGCACGGAGTTCAACATCATCGAGCAGTGA
- a CDS encoding DUF4398 domain-containing protein encodes MKKLMVLVAVSGALAACGPVKSTANILDAEVQIQAARTAGAEKLAPYEWTAANLYLGKAREEVGYSDYQAGVDFAVKASRFANEAREKAMATAGTPDSTGRSPNP; translated from the coding sequence ATGAAGAAGCTGATGGTGCTGGTGGCGGTGTCGGGGGCGCTCGCCGCGTGCGGCCCCGTGAAGTCCACCGCGAACATCCTCGATGCCGAAGTGCAGATCCAGGCCGCGCGCACGGCGGGGGCCGAGAAGCTCGCCCCGTACGAGTGGACCGCCGCCAACCTGTACCTCGGCAAGGCGCGCGAAGAGGTGGGCTACTCCGACTACCAGGCCGGCGTGGACTTCGCCGTGAAGGCATCCCGCTTCGCCAACGAGGCCCGCGAGAAGGCCATGGCCACCGCCGGCACTCCCGATTCTACTGGCCGGTCGCCCAACCCGTAG
- a CDS encoding HEAT repeat domain-containing protein — protein MRPPVRPVLLLALLLPLLALSASPSAAKRGEHRAETEQVITGVANGSPVPAAISRLRFLREEAYAAEEISLLLRKVLDERPRRNLVAVLAALETRAAEPTLARLASDDDSAVRMYAAQGLARLNSRNTAVLLPLLQDKSSGVRKEAARALGASHNAKMGAPLMKAAKAEPEVEVRTVMLAAVGDTGDAKQAPALKAFLTNDSESTRFAAAQGLCRLGSKDGFAFAGKLLGSQDRFVRRQGLQLYEGVAAKKAAPSLKPLLEDKDRSLAAGAARILYQGGDASKLDWLVLASWNAKGEEKLAYEKELETLQLADDRRKAILRKAGVTP, from the coding sequence GTGCGCCCGCCCGTCCGCCCAGTCCTCCTGCTCGCGCTGCTGCTTCCGCTCCTCGCGCTGTCCGCCTCCCCGTCCGCCGCGAAGCGTGGCGAGCACCGCGCCGAGACGGAGCAGGTCATCACCGGCGTCGCCAACGGCAGCCCGGTGCCCGCGGCCATCTCCCGGCTGCGCTTCCTGCGTGAGGAGGCCTACGCGGCCGAGGAAATCTCGCTGCTGCTCCGCAAGGTGCTGGACGAGCGGCCCCGCCGCAACCTCGTCGCGGTGCTCGCCGCCCTGGAGACCCGCGCAGCGGAGCCCACCCTGGCGCGGCTCGCTTCCGACGACGACAGCGCGGTGCGCATGTACGCCGCCCAGGGCCTCGCCCGCCTGAACAGCCGCAACACGGCCGTGCTGCTGCCGCTGCTCCAGGACAAGAGCAGCGGCGTGCGCAAGGAGGCCGCGCGCGCCCTGGGCGCCTCGCACAACGCGAAGATGGGCGCCCCGCTGATGAAGGCGGCGAAGGCGGAGCCGGAGGTGGAGGTCCGCACCGTCATGCTCGCCGCCGTGGGCGACACCGGGGACGCGAAGCAGGCGCCGGCCCTCAAGGCCTTCCTCACGAATGACTCGGAGAGCACCCGCTTCGCGGCGGCGCAGGGGCTGTGCCGGCTGGGCTCGAAGGACGGCTTCGCCTTCGCGGGGAAGCTCCTCGGCTCGCAGGACCGCTTCGTGCGCCGGCAGGGGCTGCAACTGTACGAGGGCGTCGCCGCGAAGAAGGCCGCGCCCTCGCTCAAGCCGCTGCTGGAGGACAAGGACCGCTCGCTCGCCGCCGGCGCCGCGCGCATCCTCTACCAGGGCGGTGATGCCTCCAAGCTGGACTGGCTGGTGCTGGCCTCGTGGAACGCCAAGGGCGAGGAGAAGCTCGCGTACGAGAAGGAGCTGGAGACGCTCCAGCTCGCGGATGACCGGCGCAAGGCCATCCTCCGCAAGGCGGGAGTCACCCCGTGA
- a CDS encoding N-acetylmuramoyl-L-alanine amidase-like domain-containing protein, which translates to MKAVTLLSLTLLSRAALAAPPPPSTPSATESHPGAEAILESPAASAQTATATPHRPNGWEGLTAEQRAALVAESPDAPPAERVLKMSERFINTPYVLSPLGEGQGVDPDPTFRLDAVDCLTFVEQSVALGLARKDTEVAPLLEQLRYASTPSYEDRNHLMEAQWLPNNIRKGFLADVTRRYAGEDAVAVTKTLTAQTWQSRSSVALGLPRERRPVGTFALNMLPLDKVLAHARAIPSGTILVVLREDLPMKATRVTHLGFVVQRKNRTYLRHASRGGYNRVVDEDLETFLARNARYAKWKVTGVSLFEVHRPDAAASAMVRSP; encoded by the coding sequence GTGAAGGCCGTCACCCTGCTGTCCCTGACGCTGCTGTCCCGCGCCGCCCTCGCCGCGCCGCCGCCGCCGTCCACGCCGTCCGCGACCGAGTCCCACCCGGGCGCCGAGGCCATCCTCGAGTCGCCCGCCGCGTCCGCGCAGACGGCGACGGCTACCCCGCACCGGCCCAATGGCTGGGAGGGGCTCACCGCGGAGCAGCGGGCCGCGCTGGTGGCCGAGTCCCCGGACGCGCCGCCGGCCGAGCGCGTGCTCAAGATGAGCGAGCGCTTCATCAACACGCCCTACGTGCTGTCGCCCCTGGGCGAGGGTCAGGGCGTGGACCCGGACCCCACCTTCCGCCTGGACGCGGTGGACTGCCTCACCTTCGTGGAGCAGTCGGTGGCGCTGGGGCTGGCGCGCAAGGACACCGAGGTGGCGCCGCTGCTGGAGCAACTGCGCTACGCGAGCACGCCCTCCTACGAGGACCGCAACCACCTCATGGAGGCGCAGTGGCTGCCCAACAACATCCGCAAGGGCTTCCTCGCGGACGTGACGCGGCGCTACGCCGGTGAGGACGCCGTCGCCGTCACCAAGACGCTCACCGCGCAGACGTGGCAGTCGCGCTCGTCGGTGGCGCTGGGGTTGCCCAGGGAGCGGCGGCCGGTGGGCACCTTCGCGCTCAACATGCTCCCGCTGGACAAGGTGCTGGCGCACGCGCGCGCCATTCCCTCCGGCACCATCCTCGTGGTGCTGCGTGAGGACCTGCCGATGAAGGCCACGCGCGTGACGCACCTGGGCTTCGTGGTGCAGCGCAAGAACCGCACGTACCTGCGCCACGCCTCGCGCGGCGGCTACAACCGCGTGGTGGACGAGGACCTGGAGACGTTCCTCGCCCGCAACGCGCGCTACGCGAAGTGGAAGGTGACGGGCGTCAGCCTCTTCGAGGTGCACCGCCCGGACGCGGCCGCCAGCGCCATGGTGCGCTCGCCCTGA
- a CDS encoding response regulator, giving the protein MGDERIKVLLVEDDGDSRELLAELLEADFEVRTAADGVAGLKAFEAERPDVVVTDESLPGMLGTELAQRVKALAPRARVILVSGYTQVQGAEHCDVVLRKPIDVDRLCAAVGRLGEEARRWMDGGEEARH; this is encoded by the coding sequence ATGGGCGACGAGCGAATCAAGGTCCTGCTGGTAGAGGACGACGGGGACAGCCGAGAGCTGCTGGCCGAGCTGCTCGAGGCGGACTTCGAGGTGCGCACGGCCGCGGACGGAGTCGCGGGTCTCAAGGCCTTCGAGGCCGAGCGCCCGGACGTGGTGGTGACGGACGAGTCGCTGCCCGGGATGCTCGGCACGGAGCTGGCGCAGCGGGTGAAGGCGCTCGCGCCGCGCGCCCGCGTCATCCTCGTGTCCGGCTATACGCAGGTGCAGGGGGCGGAGCACTGCGACGTGGTGCTGCGCAAACCCATCGACGTGGACCGGCTCTGCGCCGCCGTGGGCCGCCTGGGCGAGGAGGCTCGACGGTGGATGGACGGCGGCGAAGAAGCCCGCCACTGA
- the hpf gene encoding ribosome hibernation-promoting factor, HPF/YfiA family, whose protein sequence is MKVLLRGVHLVLTDALRSYVDEHLVGHIERFADDEAAEIDISLVDTNGPKGGVDKECRVTVRLPGLPSVHVTEMADSLFPAIDASRDRLEKTLKRMLEKRREAKTNGLPQDTAADVPTY, encoded by the coding sequence ATGAAGGTGTTGCTGCGTGGAGTGCATCTGGTCCTGACGGATGCCCTCAGGTCGTATGTGGATGAGCATCTGGTGGGCCACATCGAGCGGTTCGCGGACGACGAGGCGGCGGAAATCGATATCTCGCTCGTGGACACCAACGGCCCCAAGGGGGGCGTGGACAAGGAGTGCCGCGTCACGGTGCGGCTGCCCGGCCTGCCCTCGGTGCACGTGACGGAGATGGCGGACTCGCTGTTCCCGGCCATCGACGCATCGCGTGACAGGTTGGAGAAGACGCTCAAGCGCATGCTGGAGAAGCGGCGCGAGGCGAAGACGAACGGCCTGCCGCAGGACACGGCGGCCGACGTGCCCACCTACTAG